Genomic window (Spirosoma sp. KCTC 42546):
CGCTACGTTGAATTCGGAGTTCGCGAACCGGGATAACCGCATGCAATACAGCCTGAAACAGGCCAATGGCTATTACTGGTTTGGTATCAATAACCCACGTGTCGACTGGACGGGTGGAGCCGCCGATAAAGCCACGGCCAATGCATCACCCTTCAAACCCTACGCGAATACCTTGAGCGGGTATGCGAACCAGAAATGGATTTCGGAACGGGCCGTGGCCGATAACGAAGAAGCCTACGATTATCCCGTCATCCGATACGCCGAAGTATTATTGAACTATGCCGAAGCCGTCTTTGAACGCAACGGAACCATCAGTGATGCCGACCTCGATAAATCGCTGAATCTGGTTCGCCAGCGTGTCAACAAGAAAATGCCGAAACTAAGTACGGCCTTTGCGGAGGCAAATGGGCTGGATATGCGTACCGAAATCCGTCGGGAGCGCAACGTCGAGCTTTTTTACGAAGGTTTCCGGGTCGATGATCTGAAGCGCTGGGCCGCTGCCGACGTACTGAAACAGCCGTTGGTTGGCGTTAAATGGACCGGTACTGAGTTCCAGTCGCTGTGGCCTTCTCAATCCTCTACCGCCAAAGATGCCGACGGGAATATTATCGTAGATGGCAGCCGCTCGTTCACCGACAAAAACTACCTGATTCCCATTCCAACGCAGCAGATCCAGTTAAACCCGCAGCTTACCCAGAATCCAGGCTGGTAATTTTTCATCATAGGTTAGGTAAAGTAAATGGCCCGTTCAGTTTTGACCGGGCCATTTTGTGTTTAGTCTACTTTCTCAAACTCTGTTCTCGCTTGGCTTCGCCGAGTGAGGACTATTAGTTCAAGGGCCTCTGGCCCGTTTTCACTATACGTCACCGGCCAGAGGCCGTAAAAATAATAGTCATCACTCGGCGAAGCCAAGCGAGAACATAAGAACCCGGCATCGGTTCCCGATTAATTAGGGTTTAATTTTTCAGACTGTTAGTAACAGCCAATTCCCTCACTTCTCAAACTGAAAAATCTGATCCATCAGCACCCACTTTTCCCCTTCTTTTGCCCAGGGTAAGGGTTGCTGAAAGGTCCACATGAGTCGTTCCCACTCCTGTACGTGTGGACTATGGGCATCCAGTTCGGCTTTCTTTTCGAAGCTAAACTGATCATCGGTTTCCAGAATCATGAACATCCGGTTGCCCGTCCGGTAAATCTGAAGGTCCTGAATGCCCGCCTTCA
Coding sequences:
- a CDS encoding L-rhamnose mutarotase codes for the protein MQRFCLSLDLKDDPDLIAEYERWHAKGSGWAEVRANDLKAGIQDLQIYRTGNRMFMILETDDQFSFEKKAELDAHSPHVQEWERLMWTFQQPLPWAKEGEKWVLMDQIFQFEK